GCCCGCCGGTCCGTTCCGACACCGGGATCGACCACGGCAAGATGCACCGCCGACGGCATGTACGGAACCGCCTGCGCCAGCACCGCGGCGCCCGCGGAGATGTCCTGCGGCGGAATCCCGTGAGAGATGTCGAGCACCTCAACCTCAGGCGCGAAACGCTTTATTACGCCGCGGCAGACGCCGACGAACTCGTCCTCCAGGCCGTAGTCCGACAGAAACGTCAGAAACCGGAAGGCAAGGCTCATCTTTCCACCTCCTCGGGCGCACACCGGCACACGGCCCTACAGGC
This window of the Actinomycetota bacterium genome carries:
- a CDS encoding SAM-dependent chlorinase/fluorinase, giving the protein MSLAFRFLTFLSDYGLEDEFVGVCRGVIKRFAPEVEVLDISHGIPPQDISAGAAVLAQAVPYMPSAVHLAVVDPGVGTDRRA